From Novosphingobium sp. MMS21-SN21R, the proteins below share one genomic window:
- a CDS encoding 2-oxo acid dehydrogenase subunit E2: MANIRPFCMPKWGIEMTEGTIAEWMIGEGDAFRKGQVICLIETAKITNEVEAEYDSVLKRLLTPAGDEAYPVGALLGVFADADTPDAEVEAFIAGFKPAETSVAAKSGGSAPAPAAAAPAPVAAAPARAPKKIVTNRAISPEALKLAEAEGVDIEPIAGSGRNGRITYQDVVQALRPETAASYSGTAALVADSPEAFASPLARRIAAHHGIALAGITGTGPRGRISKADVLALVKPTTAATPVFGAPFELVANGAVIQPFDKVRKVVAKRLTEAKQTIPHFYLRMSAAVDDLIALRKTANLVLGTKASINDYIVKAVAMALVKHPDVNVQVHGDTVHKFPHADVSIAVASPKGLVTPIVRQADRMHIAQIAATTRALIDKAQAGKLGFEDMDGGTFSVSNLGMFGIENFDAIINPPQGAILAVGGLNRVAVEAENGDIAFESRISFTLSVDHRAIDGAAGAQFLQSLKGLLEGPEGLFA, encoded by the coding sequence ATGGCCAATATCCGCCCGTTCTGCATGCCCAAATGGGGCATCGAAATGACCGAAGGCACCATCGCCGAATGGATGATCGGCGAAGGTGACGCATTCAGGAAGGGTCAGGTGATCTGCCTGATCGAAACCGCCAAGATCACCAACGAGGTCGAGGCCGAATACGATTCCGTTCTGAAGCGCCTGCTCACCCCTGCAGGCGATGAGGCCTATCCGGTCGGCGCGCTGCTCGGCGTGTTTGCCGATGCCGATACGCCCGATGCAGAAGTCGAAGCGTTCATCGCCGGGTTCAAGCCCGCCGAAACCTCCGTCGCAGCCAAGTCCGGTGGCAGCGCACCCGCGCCTGCCGCTGCGGCTCCTGCCCCGGTCGCAGCCGCTCCTGCGCGCGCTCCGAAAAAGATCGTCACCAACCGCGCGATCAGCCCCGAAGCCTTGAAGCTTGCCGAAGCCGAAGGCGTCGATATCGAACCCATCGCGGGGTCGGGTCGCAATGGCCGCATCACCTATCAGGATGTGGTTCAGGCCCTGCGCCCCGAAACCGCCGCCAGCTACAGCGGCACGGCTGCGCTGGTCGCGGACAGCCCCGAGGCCTTCGCCTCGCCGCTCGCCCGCCGCATCGCCGCGCATCACGGCATTGCCCTTGCCGGAATCACCGGCACCGGCCCGCGCGGCCGTATCTCCAAGGCCGATGTCCTCGCACTGGTCAAGCCGACGACGGCGGCAACGCCCGTCTTCGGTGCGCCGTTCGAACTCGTCGCCAATGGCGCGGTCATCCAGCCCTTCGACAAGGTCCGCAAGGTCGTGGCCAAGCGCCTGACCGAAGCCAAGCAGACCATCCCGCACTTCTACTTGCGCATGTCTGCCGCGGTCGATGACCTGATCGCCTTGCGCAAGACCGCCAATCTCGTGCTCGGCACAAAAGCGTCGATCAACGACTACATCGTCAAGGCCGTGGCCATGGCGCTGGTCAAGCACCCTGACGTCAACGTGCAGGTCCACGGCGATACCGTGCACAAGTTCCCGCACGCCGACGTCTCCATCGCGGTTGCCAGCCCCAAGGGCCTGGTCACCCCGATCGTGCGCCAGGCAGACCGCATGCACATCGCCCAGATCGCGGCCACCACCCGCGCGCTGATCGACAAGGCCCAAGCGGGCAAGCTCGGGTTCGAGGACATGGACGGCGGCACCTTCTCCGTCTCCAACCTCGGCATGTTCGGGATCGAAAACTTCGATGCGATCATCAACCCGCCGCAGGGCGCGATCCTTGCGGTCGGCGGGCTTAACCGCGTCGCGGTTGAGGCCGAAAACGGCGATATCGCCTTTGAAAGCCGCATTTCGTTCACCCTGTCGGTCGATCACCGCGCCATTGATGGCGCAGCGGGCGCGCAGTTTCTGCAATCGCTCAAGGGCCTGCTCGAAGGTCCGGAAGGTTTGTTCGCATGA
- a CDS encoding VOC family protein, producing MTRKISQLGPVGQLAYLPQDFDAAVKHWTETMGVGPFFLMENVALGDAKYKGVPTGAVFSIAIAYWGDVQIELIRPENAEPSIYCGEYAVTDQLHHICIFVDSIDEARAACAEAGAEILVEGTVGEDGAVIYVDAGQGPGGVIELLQNMTGADAIFQSIKDASIDWDGSEPLRKLW from the coding sequence ATGACCCGGAAAATCTCTCAACTCGGCCCCGTCGGCCAGCTCGCCTACCTGCCGCAGGATTTCGACGCGGCGGTCAAGCACTGGACCGAGACGATGGGCGTCGGCCCGTTCTTCCTGATGGAGAACGTCGCGCTCGGCGATGCCAAATACAAGGGCGTGCCCACCGGCGCAGTTTTCTCCATCGCCATCGCCTATTGGGGCGATGTGCAGATCGAGCTGATCCGCCCGGAAAACGCCGAACCGTCGATCTACTGCGGCGAATATGCCGTCACCGACCAGCTCCACCACATCTGCATCTTCGTTGATTCCATCGATGAAGCCCGTGCCGCCTGCGCCGAAGCGGGCGCGGAAATTCTCGTCGAAGGCACGGTCGGTGAAGACGGCGCGGTGATCTATGTCGATGCAGGACAGGGTCCGGGCGGCGTGATCGAACTCCTCCAGAACATGACCGGCGCCGACGCCATCTTCCAGTCGATCAAGGACGCCAGCATCGACTGGGATGGCTCGGAACCCCTGCGCAAGCTTTGGTGA
- a CDS encoding type II toxin-antitoxin system RelE/ParE family toxin, whose protein sequence is MTARVKVIVDHQAEDDLYQIYLNRLEHRGPDGTDGAEALLDALQATIEGIAEYPERGPIPPELEALGERNWRQVSHAPYRVIYLLEDGAATVALVADSRRDFASLLQARLLGG, encoded by the coding sequence ATGACCGCGCGGGTCAAGGTCATTGTCGATCATCAGGCCGAAGACGATCTCTACCAGATTTACCTGAACCGGCTTGAGCATCGCGGTCCGGATGGGACGGACGGTGCCGAAGCCTTGCTGGACGCTTTGCAGGCCACCATCGAAGGCATTGCCGAATATCCCGAACGCGGGCCGATCCCGCCCGAACTGGAAGCGTTGGGCGAGCGGAACTGGCGGCAGGTCTCGCACGCGCCCTACCGTGTGATCTATCTGCTGGAGGATGGCGCGGCGACGGTTGCGCTGGTGGCCGACAGCCGCCGGGATTTTGCGAGCCTGCTGCAGGCGCGGTTGCTGGGCGGGTGA
- a CDS encoding type II toxin-antitoxin system Phd/YefM family antitoxin, whose translation MGLETRIKPISYLKAHSAEVIRELNEGAPPLIITQNGEAKAVLQDAASYYQMQETMALLKLLALAKDSIAAGNVHPAEGMADRIRARAAAELAGK comes from the coding sequence ATGGGCCTTGAAACCCGCATCAAGCCGATCAGCTATCTGAAAGCGCACAGCGCCGAGGTGATCCGCGAGCTGAACGAAGGCGCGCCGCCGCTGATCATCACCCAGAACGGCGAGGCCAAGGCAGTGCTGCAGGACGCCGCCAGCTATTATCAGATGCAGGAAACGATGGCGCTGCTCAAGCTGCTGGCGCTGGCGAAGGACAGCATTGCTGCGGGCAACGTGCATCCGGCAGAGGGGATGGCGGACCGCATTCGCGCAAGGGCGGCTGCGGAACTGGCTGGAAAATGA